Part of the Ruegeria sp. TM1040 genome, GCTTCAAAGCCGCAAGCACACTTGGGAACCGCCAATCTAAAACAACAAAGGGCGCCGCAATCACAGCGCCCTGATGCCATTTCATAGTGGTGGATACCTTTATCCGCCAGCGGGTGCGTTGAGCGCCGCATTGCCTTGTGCAAGTCCTGCCTTCAGGTCTTCGCTGTCATCTTCGTAGTATTTGTCCGTCACGACGCCCGGGAACTGAGCCATCTGCTCTTGCAATTTCACCGGATAAAAAGTGACATCGATGCTCTCAAAGCCAGGGATCTGCTGCAGGATTGACGACGTCGCATTGGCACAGAATGCACCCGCCACACGGCCATTTGTGGTCACCAGCTGATAGGCGATTTGCGCCTGCTCAGGTGTGAGGGGAACTTCCTGCGTTACCACATGGAAAGTCGAGCGCGCATGCGCACTGCGATAGGCCTGAAAGATGCGCGGGGAGATCCCAAAGAGCACATCCTGCCGCTCTGGCACGATGTCGGCATAAAAGGATCCTGCCGGATCAAAGATCACCCGCTCGGAAGCATTGACCATCAGCGCGGTGTGACCGCCCTCTCCGGTGCGGTTGTTGACCACCGTTATCAGCGTCATCGAAGGCTTGCCCGCATCCCGATAGGCAACGCTGGCGATCGTTTCAGGATCCGCATCTGGGCGCTGAGGTGCCGCGCACCCCGCAAGAGCTGCGCAAAGCGCAAGGATCAGGATCGGGGTCCGCATGCAGGATCACTCCGCTGGTTAGATCAGGTTCAGGTGGCGAAGATCGCCAGGAAAACTGCAAAGATCACCAGCCCGATGGTAAACCGGGTCACGAAAGTCATGAAGCTTGCGTAGGTTTTCTCTTGAACGGTGATGTCCATGGAGCCGTGCTTGTGTTCAGCCATTTTTGTCGTCCTGTTCGCGTCTTGTGCTTGGAAGCGGTGATACTGGATTTCAAAACGGCTGTCACCACCCCACGGCAGATCAGTTTCCACCCCAAGGCGTTTCTTAGCCACGGAACAGAACCAGCCGGCATCAGGGATCGTGTAAAAAACAACAAAAGCGCCCGAAGGCGCCTTGTTTTATTGGTCGGAGCGAGAGGATTCGAACCTCCGGCCCCTGCCTCCCGAAGACAGTGCTCTACCAGGCTGAGCTACGCTCCGACCGTGGCGCGTGGATTATACCCAGCCCTGCGCAT contains:
- a CDS encoding aa3-type cytochrome c oxidase subunit IV, with the protein product MAEHKHGSMDITVQEKTYASFMTFVTRFTIGLVIFAVFLAIFAT